The sequence below is a genomic window from Coffea arabica cultivar ET-39 chromosome 8e, Coffea Arabica ET-39 HiFi, whole genome shotgun sequence.
ATCTATAACAGCAATAGCATAAAACTTTTGTTGCAGGTCTACAGTGTTAATCGGGTAAAGAATAGGAAAGAATGTATGCATTTTGGTATAGTCATATGgattcaaatgaaaattttcttaccCAAGCAATTGATACATTCTTTTTGGTCCTATCATGATTCTTTATCAAGCTCTAAGTCTCTAACTATGTATCTATTAATGCTTCTGGATTAGCCATCACTGTCTACACCATCCTTCCTTTTCCATTTGCTATTACACAATTTAACTTTTCAGTTTTAACATTAGACTTATTTTGGTTTTTATCAGGAGGTGGGAACAATCTACACTCACCATCAGAAGAGTGTAATTGTAGATGCTGATGCAGGTAACTATAAGAGAAAAATCATAGCGTTTATTGGAGGACTTGACTTAACCACAGGGAGATATGATACTCCAGAACACCCCATTTTTCGAACTTTGCAGACTGTACACAAAGAGGACTATCATAATCCTAATTATACGGTAATCCCTGATTTTGTTAAGTACTATTTGATTATCTGACCTATGATATTGCCTTCTTCCTCTTTCCTGTTTTGATAAGCATACGACATAATGACACCCTCAGATTTAGTGGTGTTAGATTCACATATTTTAGTGCATCTCAAATTTAGTAGTGTTAGATTCACATATTTTAGTGAACCATCCAGGCACATTAGTGAAATTTGATGGGTCAAGTTCTTCAATTACTGTTTGGTCTCCTGAATATTGTTTGCAATTTACTGCTTCATTCTGATATTTGGGAATTGTATTTAAAATTGCTATGCTTTGTAGAGATGCTTAACTTTTTATGAATAAAAGCTTATGCAATTATACTAAAGAAATTACTAGCGAAGACAACTTTCTAAACAATTACTCAGGATTCAATGTGATTATACTGATAAAGTTTAAACTGGTAAGTCTGGTCAAAATAATCCCTGAACATTGGTTCTGCAGCATGGAGCTAAGTTTCTGCAACGGAGACAAAATGTacttaatttttctcttttcctgtTCTTATATGCTTTACAGGGTTCTACAGCAGGGTGTCCCAGAGAAGCATGGCATGATTTGCATTGTCGAATTGATGGCCCAGCTGCTTACGATATCTTAACCAACTTTGAAGAGCGCTGGTTGAGGGCTTCAAAGCGTCATGGGCTTCAGAAAATGAAATCGTCATTTGATGATTCACTGCTCAAGCTTGAAAGGATTCCTGAAATATTAGGAATACATGATGTGTCCATTCAACATGATGATAATCCAGAGGCTTGGCATGTGCAGGTATAAGATGATTGCAGTTCTGAATTAGTTGTTCACATTTTTGTTTTGGCTATTTAATTATACAATTACTTTCTTATGTAGGTTTTTCGTTCAATCGATTCAAGCTCTGTTAAAGGCTTTCCAAAAGATCCAAAAGATGCTACAGACAAGGTGAGGCAACTTTTAGCTCTTACCCGATTCTCAAGGCTGTGAATCCACGCTCTCTTCCAcgattgagaaatttttttcactgAATGATGACAGAACCTCTTGTGTGGGAAGAATGTTCTCATAGACATGAGTATACATACTGCATATGTAAAGGCAATCCGTGCTGCCcaacatttcatttacatcgagAATCAGTACTTCCTTGGGTCATCCTACAATTGGAATAACTATAAAGATCTAGGTAAGGATTCTTAGATTGTATTGCTGATGGAAAATCACTATTGCTATATTTATAGTCTTTTGGCAGCAATTTTTTTGTACTTGCACTGTAAAACTATATAGAGTAGATACAAATTATCACAATTCAGTTTCATATACATCAGAATTTTAAAGTGTTCTATAGATGCATTCAAGCCCTCAATTCCAATTGCAATCCTGTTGCTTATGATAGTTCATAGATGTGTAAGGAGGTAAAAAGAAGTATAATATCTTGTGCAAGCTATGCTTCCGGTGGTGACAATGGGACCTTAAACTTACTTTGGTCATCTAAATTCTGATAGGCCTTGAAAAAGCTAGAGATATTCTGGGACTAATTATGAGATTTTTTCTACCTGCAGGTGCAAACAATTTGATTCCGATGGAAATTGCACTCAAAATTGCAAATAAAATTAGAGCACATGAGAGGTTTTCAGCATATATTGTTCTCCCCATGTGGCCAGAAGGTGCTCCTACTAGTACTGCAACTCAGAGAATTTTATTTTGGCAGGTAGATTCCAACTATTTTTATCCTGTTCAGTTCGTTGTTGTCAGATGGAACATGTCATTTTTAGCATTATGTTATATACCATTTATCCCGCGATTTAGGACTCTATGCCATGGTAGTCAAAGGGAACAATTGGTTTATAATATCAGTGTGTAGCATTGTGATTTCTGCTATTGCATTGATATCTCTTGCTGTTTTTTTATTGCTGACATCTGCACAAGTTTTGAACGTCCTCCTCCTAAAATTTCCATGGCTATGACGGCACTTGTTAAGTTTTGCAATACAACTACTTATTTCCTAAGTATGCTTGTATTAACTCATTATTCTATTGGTCTATACTATGTTGATTGCCCCTTACATTCAGAACTTTCATTAGTCTACATGTGCTTCTTTAATCTTGTGAACCAAGCATTACTTCAGTAGCTGGTTCTTGATCTCATTAAAATTTGATTATCACAGTGCGCATGCAAGCATAGATGTAAACCGACTAAAAGAATTATCAACTACATTTACTTCCCCAGTTTCTCTTGATTGCACATAGCCACTCGTGTTTGGCCAAGATAATTACCCCAAACCCTCCTTTCGTTTTCTATCCATTTCATATGCATGGATGTTTTTTTGGGGGGTTGGGGGGGTGTTTATACATAACTTCTAATTGCAAGATAGTCAAGTAAAAGGAACTCAAGTTTTAGTGCAGATGCTTACACATTATCTTAACAGCGACAAAAGTTTTGTAAAGTGCTTATGGCTTGGATCCACAAAGATAGTCTTAGAGCTCTATCTTCTGTTTGATGACCTTTTGTTTGAGTAATATCTGAACATGTTTATTGGTCAACAAGGGGAGAGAATAATGTTTAGGTGCCTTTAGTAAATGAAACAATGTTGGTTTTTGCCATGTGCCTCCATGTTCTGATTTAACCAGTATGTGGTATGCTGCTTGGAAGATGCTAATCAAGGTACTTTATGAAAAGTGCTAGAAGCATGCCTATAAATATTTTCATGTCACTTATGTGGATAAATTCTCTTTCTAttagtcttatttcttttgGAATCACATGCTATTGCAATAATAATCACTCTGGAGCTCTATCCTCTTCTAGCTGCTCTAGAATTTTGATTTAGTTAATCACAACTAAGTCAAAGTGATTGAATGTGAATGATGATATGGCTTGTTCTCCATCTAATGAGATGAATGAtgttttcatttcttctccagCATAATACAATGCAAATGATGTATGACACCATCTACAAAGCTTTAGTTGAAGTAGGGCTTGAGAGGACGTGCGAACCTCAAGactttttgaatttcttttgcCTTGGAAATCGTGAGGCTGAAGGGTATGGAGGCATTTCAGATGCCAAGAGCAGTGCTGCCGCAAACACTCCTCAAGTACATATTCTTCACACCTTAACTACTTTCTAGGTTGCAtccaaaataaatttatttcttgatttttggtctgTCGCATATCACATCAGGTACGCAGTCGGAAGAGCCGCCGGTTCATGACTTATGTCCACTCAAAAGGGATGATAGTTGATGATGAGTATGTAATCCTTGGATCTGCAAACATTAACCAGCGCTCTTTGGAAGGTACTAGAGACACTGAAATTGCAATGGGTGCATATCAACCTTATAATACATTGGCAAGGAAACACACCAGACCGCGTGGACAGGTACATACTTTGAGGTCTAACTAATTCTCAAATCATGTCTGAAACTGATGCTATATGATcatgattttgaattcattGGTTGGAGATAGGGGCTTCTTTTGAGTACTGATCTAAGCTTAAATATCACATTTCTAATGGATCATACAAGGCAATTATTTATCTTCGGGGCCTAGATATTGATAAGCTTCGCTAGATGCTAAATGtatgttttaaacaaaattctTTTGCATATTTGAATGCAGATATTTGGCTACAGAATGTCGCTGTGGGCAGAGCACATTGGGTTTCTGGAGAGATGCTTTGAGCGACCAGAAAGCCTTGAATGTGTTAGACGTGTAAGAGCACTAGGTGAGCTGAATTGGTCTCAATATGCATCTGAAGAAGTAACTGACATGAGGGGTCACCTTCTCAAGTATCCTGTTGGGGTGGATGCTATGGGGAAAGTTACGCCTCTTCGAGGTTGTGAAACATTCCCGGACATGGGTGGAAACATAGTAGGAACATTTGTTGCCATTCAAGAAAATCTTACCATCTGATCAAATGCATCCCTCAAGTTCTAACTCCATCAGCGTAGTCGTATTAGTTCTCTGGCTTTGGAGCAGTTTCAGATGAGTAGACATTTTTGGCTATAATGAATCCCTCCTTagatcttcttcttctcttccttttctccctTTCTTATAGATGGGTGCTTGGCAGATGTTGGGGGGGTTTTTTAGTATAGATTTAATCAGCTGTAATCTTCGATGATTGtcatcttttgtaatttttgcagATAATTTTAGTCTGCGGTTTTCTTTTTAAGTCAAAAATTTCTTCTGAGGGAAAAGAATTCTGTAAAAATCTTCTGGTTTACCAGAACCTATTcgttctgcatttttttttttccaatgcaTGTCCTGTGGAATTTTGGTCATGTATAGTATAGCACTCTATCTCACCAAGCATATATAGCTCTGAGGCTAGACATGCTAACATGGCAATACACATTTAGACGAGGTTCATTGGAGATTTTCCACCAACTTATATCATGCATATAATAAGCCAGATTAATTTTTATCatacatattattattatacataaacaaactaaaatttCAAGTAGTTACTTGCGATACAAGCGAAGGTATTGACTCATTTAAACGCTCATTTAATTTTACGGTATATTGTCAGGATTGATGCAATTGACAAACGAACCTGTTCAGGCTTTTCGCTTAAACGACTCATCACCAGATGCAATTGACAAACTACTTTCCCTAGATAAAATTAATGTACTGTGTTTTAGTGTTGCGATCGAGATCCAAAATTCATGTTGAAACCCCACTACCCACATCGATCCACAACCTCAATTCTCTCGgtaccctcttttttttgttttttttttgtcgacacgaTAGAATTCCTATAACCTAAACTAGCCTATTCTAGAGGGGAAGGGGAGGGGACTCGATGTGAGTAGAAACTCCATCGAAACTGGTCAATGAAGACCGTCACATATTGTGACAAATTTTGTGGGAGGCAAGGTTCGAACCCTTGACCTCCCGCACCACCAAGCCTAAGAAGGCTTGggatgaccactggaccaaagGCCCAATGGCCTCTCGGTACCCTCACTTGGCAGCTTTGTGAATTGTATAATCAACAATGATCTAATAGAAAACGTACAACTGCATTCACTTCCACATGCTCCCTTATAGAATACCATTTTCTGGATCTACCATACGCATTGATCCTGCACTAATTATTTACACCTTGGTAACAAGTATAATATATGACAATTGAATATTTGGAGTTTAATGTAATGTTTGGTTGCCTAACGAGTGCTCATATTCGTGTTAGCGTGCCAGTTCAAATGTTGAATTTATGAaaagtaaaaattaaataaaaaaagtaaataaatataaaagaaggTAATAATTGATAATGCATGTATTCACAGGATAGGTTTGAATGTGATTCAGATGCGTTAATAAGTacttattctttttttaaaaaaaaaaaaaaaaaactcccttTGAGATTGAGAGGGAGTGTTGAACTTGAAATGCTCAATGAGAAATAAGTACTAGTAGTACCATATAAAGATGCTACCTCCATTGGGATCTGGATTTTTGTTGCTGATCTATCTGGAATTAAAGTATTTTTAAGATCTAATTTaccattaaaaaaataaaagcataTTAAAAGGCCTGAGATGTGCCCCTCCCTATAATCGCCCATTATTTCGGCAGCCACACGTCCGTGTGTTCCCTCGCCTGTCCAAGCGTTGCACAACTACCATGCACAGTCACAAATTGCCTCCCCCACCTCCATGTACTGTACTAAACAGCCACAAATAATTCCCacttgaaaataaaattttggtaaaagaataaaaagattctaaaattatttttaaattacaaaaagttaatttgtaaaaaaattatgaTCGGGCAGCCGTAAAATTGAAATGTAGAGGTTCGAAAATTTCTATTGAATTGCATTGGAAATACTTTTGAGACAGAATAATCATAGCGTCAAAAATGTCTATTGAATTGTACGCAATTTTCTAAGAATTATTGCTTCTTTTCGAGAAAATTACAGAGCAAATTTCGTATTTTATTTGGTGACATAGATGCATTATACAAGCGTGGAATTTTACAACAACTTTTACGTACCGTTTTTATGAGTGAGTAATTGTTGAATGTGTAAAAATAGATAGTATTAATctttaaataattttaaaaacttaAATTATTAAACCACGTAACAAGAATTTATTGTCGAAGGCATATTTATATGCATATCTTTGCTCAAGTCACATTAAAACACACAATAGATCCAAATGTATTCTAAAAAACCTCTCTCGTcccacaaataaaaaaaaaaccaaaagatATTAcccaaaagagaaaataaaaaataaacgtCACTTTATAAAGGTAAGCGGTACTTGCTGTCTGTGTATATACCACAGTCTCATTTGGATTCCGTCCTCCTTCTCAGCTTAAAACAAAGCTCAGATTTTTATTCCGAGCTTTTCAGACATGGGTTTCCCAGCTAACGGCTCAGCTGAAACCAAGCCCCTCAAGTTTCTGATCTACGGCAGAACTGGCTGGATAGGCGGCTTGCTGGGAAAGCTATGCGAAGCTCAAGGGATCAATTACACATATGGGTCAGGTCGGCTCGAGAGCCGGGAATCATTGGAATCCGATATTGCTAGTGTTAACCCGACCCATGTCTTCAATGCCGCCGGCGTCACGGGTCGTCCCAACGTCGACTGGTGCGAGTCCCACAAAGTTGAGACCATCCGGACCAACGTTGTCGGCACGCTGACGTTGGCTGACGTGTGCAGGGAGAAAGgtttgatcttgattaattATGCTACCGGCTGCATTTTTGAGTATGATGCGGCTCATCTACTCGGGTCGGGTGTTGGATTCAAGGAGGAGGATACTCCCAACTTTATTGGATCTTTCTATTCCAAGACCAAAGCCATGGTgggttctctttccttttatcttttcattcatttttggtttcctatatgaaattctaataatttatgtttttttttttttggaaattgtgATTAACTGAGCTCAAGTTGTTATTTGggtgttttcttttcttaatatgGGATATTATTAATCTGTATCATTAGATACTGGTTAGGCTGAATGGTTGTCAACTGAAGATGAGCATTTATGGAGTATTTTGGATGcagatatttaaaaattttggaatttgacCTTTTTCTCATGGGCCACTGCATTAGACTACTGCAGAATTTTGGGCATGGATTTCTAGGGTGGGGTGTGcgtatatattatattattgttGGATCTGGAATCTTGGAGGGTGGATCTTGTAGTGattttggttttcttttaccAAGATTCTGTAGATAAGCTGAAGAGTAAATGGTCTATTTGGGAATAAAGTCTCTGTTTAGGTCATTTGTTTGAAGTAGGGAGAATTATGTGAACCAAAAGCAAAAACGATCAAATTGGAGAATTCTGCAATTCTAAATCTAGAGCTGCTTGAAATTCGCCCATGGTAGCATAATtacttaaagaaagaaaaaagaggagaaaaggTAAGTCAAAGATACTTGATGGGGAAATTTAGATGAGAACTCATACTGTGGTGTTTTCCCAGTCATTAAACCGATTCATTTGTTAAATGCAATTTGCCCGAGTTGAAGCTAATGGGATGAATTCtctaatttgaagaaaaatttatgTGGTTCATGAAGTTTTAGGAGAGTGAACTGAGTCTCCTCATGACCAAACATTAGAGTATCTCAATTATAGACACGTTAGCTGCACGTTTACATGAACTTTTAGATGTTTATTCATATTATATGTTGAGTACTGGTCACCAAATGCTCTTGCTTTGGGTTGAAATTGGTGGCCTTCTTCTGAAACTTGTTCTTTAAGGTGGTCTCAAACTGTCAACAagtttgattttatttatttccaaACTGGTTCAGTGGTTGTATTCCTGATAGCTGGTGTTCAAGCTGGCCTATAGCAGAATTTTTTTGTTGTCATTTTAATTCATGATGGAGTATGCAATTCTATTTTTTAAGtcctaaaatgaaaattttcaatgaaaAGGGGATATATTTGAAAGAATAATGACATTTAACAATTCACTAACAATTCTGATAGTGAATCCTTATCGCCGTTTCTTTTTTGGCAGGTTGAAGATTTGCTTAAGAACTATGAGAATGTCTGCACATTGCGTGTACGGATGCCCATCTCATCTGATTTGGCCAATCCTCGTAATTTCATTACCAAGATCACTAGATATGAGAAGGTGGTAAATATACCAAACTCGATGACAATCTTGGATGAACTCCTTCCCATTTCGATTGAAATGGCAAAAAGGGACCTCACCGGCATATGGAACTTCACAAATCCTGGAGTTGTCAGCCACAATGAAATCCTGGAGATGTACAAAGAATATATTGACCCAAAGTTTACATGGAAGAATTTTACCCTTGACGAGCAAGCAAAGGTGATAGTTGCCCCACGGAGCAATAATGAGCTCGATGCGacaaaactaaaaaatgaatttcctGAACTCTTATCCATTAAGGAATCCCTCTTAAAGTACGTGTTCAAGCCAAATCAAAAGACCGCTGCTTGAAACTTAGAGATATGAAGTTTGTTGTccaatattttttctttcaggGAGGTTCAAGATGATCTCTCCATTATATGGTTGCTCTTCCTAAACAGGCATGTATGATTAGCCCTTCTCTGTACCCAATATGTTGTTGCATTTGtattttctccatgatgaaTAAATCAGTTTCAATGTTTTGAGCTTTACACTATACACAATTCGGAATTCTTCCGTTCTGTGATGATTATGTTAGGAAAAGTAGACATGCAAGATACAGGTTTGCTACTTCATTATTGTGCTTCATCGAATGTTAACAAGAAGCTGATTTTGAGGATCCTAGAGTATAGTTTTATCACTGCTGGAGTGGCAAATGTTTTTGCTATTTATCTGCAGTCAACCTTTGATTCTGGCCAAGTTTCATCCTGCGTAACTGACACATGCAGAATCAATGAACCAAATGATGGCGAATGCAAAAGTAGGACGTTGCAAACACGGAGTCATGTAGCAAAATCCCTTGGTTACAAGGACGGGAAAACAGGTTCTTGTTTAGTCCTGCACTTGCTCTGCAGTTGACGTCCTTGCTGAGAGCGAAAGAACTTTGCAAAATTACTGAGGGAAGAAAAGTCGTACAAATCTGAGAACTGTAGAAGAATTAAATTTGTAAAACTAATCTGCTCAGTCCACAAAGATAGCAGAACAAATGATCCAACTAATGATAGAGGATCCTAAAATCAGTGACTCGTCGGACTAAATAATAGATTGACATCACTGTTTGCCCTTCTCTTTTGCTGTTGATATCTCAATACTGTAGTGTTGCTGTCAAAGGGGTGTAGTTAATTATGCTCTAATAACATTTTTCTCCCAtgttttttaaccttttttcaCTTATAAGATCATAGCCCGTCTCATTATGATAACAGCAGAACCATTTGCTTTCTGCTGtcagaagaaaggaaaagaaaatttgagaGTGGATGATTAAATTAAATACAGGAAGACACTTAGCAGACAACAACTATTTTTGTTTTGCGGAGAACAGATCCCAGCCAAATCATTGCTCCACTCCTTTAAGGAGATTCTCAGCCACGGCATGCAAtattaatcctttttttttctgcaaTGCAGGGAAATTACTGCTGGAGTCTTCGTGATCAGGCATCATCATAGGACGCGGGGCTGGAGCGGTTGTCAGAACAACCGCTCCGGAAGGTGTAATACCATGTGTACATGATGTAACATCATCTGTACAAGGTGTAACAATTGAACAACAGCGAGTAAAATAAAACACCATTTTTGTGGGTCCCACACggcgtgaaaatcgagttacaaaaCGTGATCTGAGCCGCACAAAATTTTTTAGCTTCATCCAGGCCGTCAACTGCCTGGGACGGTTGTCTCTGACAACCGTCCAGGCCCCTCGTCCATCATCATAAGGAGCACCAGGTCTGTAGTTGTACACCGCCAGAGGCATCTTCACCTGATGAACACCATCTGCCCAAACCACAGCACCTGACGTGATTGGCTGCTGCGTAATCTTCGGTCCAGTGACTCTAACGGTGAAGGATTTTTCCCCCCAACAGAAGAGAATGTAAGGGTGGATGGTTTCACCGTAGCATTATATATGCTTGACTGCAGTAAGCGTAGGGCAGCATGGTAGGTTGATGGTTTGCCAACATTGGTCACTGTTCTGGTGAAAACGGCATTGATTTCCTGTCCATCACCAAGGTACAATGCCATGGTAGGATAGTTGAGATCCCAGCCTCTTCCGGGAGTTATACCTTTACAAGTGCTATTTTCTCCAGTGATCTGTCTGAGATTGTCGATGTTGTGTTTGCATAGGAACTTCACATAATCTTCCTCGTCAGCAGCAAAAATTAGTCCCTGCTTGATTGCACGTGTAGGGTTGATGTGACCAGCACCATATGAAAATTCAAGATCGGGATGCTTCCTTGGATCCACATCGAAAGAAGTGGTCATGAGGGCAGATTTGATGGCAGCAGGGGACCAATCGGGGTGAGCAGCCTTGACATAAGCAGCTGCAGCGCTAGCATGAGGGGTCGCCATGGATGTCCCAGAGATTACATTGTACATGAGACTTCTTGTGTCACTGGCATAGGGAGTAGGTGGTGCGATTGGAGACCAGGCAGCGAGGATGTCCATCCCTGGGGCGGTGATGTCAGGCTGGTAGTAAGTAGTATCAATGAATAAATGAAACATAGCATATGTTGGACTACTGAATACAAAATTGTGCTATGAATAGAGACACATAATGCATCACTTTGAGAATGTCTGCAGAGATGGGGTTTGGTCCTCTTGAAGAGAAAGAAGCCACAATTGGAGCCGAGATGTCCTTAAAGCTGGTTTCAGCAACCATGATACTTGCAACTGGACTTCTGCATGCATTTTAAGTAATGTTTGGATCCAAGATCAGAATTTAAGTCAAGATGGTATTTagaaaatatagaagtatgctAATTTCGTACTCTCTGTTTTTGATATAATCCAAAACTTCGACACCATCTTCTGCGCTGATCGCTAAAGCTGGAAATGGGTAATTGTAGGCAACGTCATATCCTGTGGAATGCGCGATGATGGTACCCAGCAGTAGGAACCAGAATGTTAGTAGTTGAAGGGGGAACACTGCAGAAGACAATCTTTCCTTTCACTTTCGCAGCATTCAATGCACCAGGTAAGCAATAACCTGCATCATATGGACCATAACCACCACTAGAGTTGGGTGCATCTCCGCCCCAGATTAATGGGTATGTACATGTCCCATTTCCTGTGATGTCGAAGTTATTGATGGCAAGTCCCTGCATTATTGGTGCACCAAAgttaggaagaaaaaaaatcttaattcCCTTCGTCACAACCCAAAAATCTCATATTGATTTTTACATTGAGAACTAGTTCATTACCCAAGACTACTGGGGTGATGAATTTGCGGTCAATAGTGCTAGCAGCAACCGTCAGCGACCATGGTTAGTAGTTGGAGAGAGATACAGGAAGAGGACCAGAGTTTCCTCCTGCATTTGAAGGCTAAAATGCCCATGTTTCATAGCATgaaaagacccaattgcaaTGGCGCTTTCAAAGTAGTCATATGGATCACTAGCTGCTATTGAAACTGATATAATATCAACACCATCAGCAGTTGCATTATCAGAAGCTTTGAGGATATCTGTCTCAGAAGATCCTTCGTGCCAGGAGACTTTGTACACCGCAATTCTGGCATTGGGGACTTCACCTCTTGCAACACCCTCTGCAAGACCGAAATAGCTTGCTCCCTTAATCCTTCGACCTGCAATAGTCGAGGAAACATGAGTACCATGTCCCATTGTATCTCTTGGTGGTGTGATATCTGTTTTATGGTATGTTTTGTCGCTTTTATAATAACGAGCCCCAATGATCTTCCTGCATTACCAATATGACTTATATTAATCGgccacatttttttaaaaaaaaaaaagaagaagaatctgaaaaattttgctAGTACATGAACCTATTATGATGTCTCCATATATAAAAATGGTTACCTGTTGCATGTGAAATTAGTAGCTTTGCAAGTTCCCTTCCATTTAGCTGGTGGAGGGCCAAGATTTGCATCGTCGAAGCTTTCATGTTCGGGCCAGATGCCTAAAAGCGAAGCAGATCAAAAGTACAACTAATTATCCTGATAAATAAGCTCAAACTGAAGAATTGAGAAGGAATGAACAATTGATACAGGAGTGAGAAGTTCATTTACCAGAGTCCACAACTCCAACGATCACGTCTGCTTCATAAGAAGGTCCATCCTGGATCTTGTCAGTGCTAAGACCCATGAAATCCCAAGAACTTGTAGTTTGCAGGTGGGAAATTCGGTTTGGGAAAACCGAGGTCACTCCTTTCATCTCTGCACCAAAGGGATAAActcaaagctttttttttttcaatatcttTCTGGGGCAATCTACAAATGATTTCTTACTTCAAATTGTCACAGCTTCTGCTGCGGTTAACATTGCAGCAAATCCATTGAAACTTCTGCAGTAACTATGAACTATTGACTGCTAGGCAAATGAAGCACTGAAGTT
It includes:
- the LOC113702821 gene encoding phospholipase D beta 1; the protein is MSHFTHSDSLSDDISGHGQGVQVVPFKTSQGSLKVLLLHGNLDIWVKDAKNLPNLDQFHKNFIDRFKLGGKTEGSSSKGNTSDPYVTISISNAVIGRTFVIRNSENPVWMQHFYVPVAHHAAEVHFVVKDDDVVGSQIMGAVGIPVEQIFSGAKVEGTFPVLNASGKSCKQGAVLTLSIQYTPMEKVPLYHGGVGSGPYQGVPGTYFPLRRGGNVQLYQDAHVHEGSLPSSMLDNGLQYQHGRCWHDIFNAISQAQRLVYITGWSVNHLVSLVRDTGNPTKSILGDLLKEKSQEGVRVLLLVWDDPTSRSILGFKTEGVMGTSDEETRRFFKHSSVQVLLCPRSAGKGHSWAKKKEVGTIYTHHQKSVIVDADAGNYKRKIIAFIGGLDLTTGRYDTPEHPIFRTLQTVHKEDYHNPNYTGSTAGCPREAWHDLHCRIDGPAAYDILTNFEERWLRASKRHGLQKMKSSFDDSLLKLERIPEILGIHDVSIQHDDNPEAWHVQVFRSIDSSSVKGFPKDPKDATDKNLLCGKNVLIDMSIHTAYVKAIRAAQHFIYIENQYFLGSSYNWNNYKDLGANNLIPMEIALKIANKIRAHERFSAYIVLPMWPEGAPTSTATQRILFWQHNTMQMMYDTIYKALVEVGLERTCEPQDFLNFFCLGNREAEGYGGISDAKSSAAANTPQVRSRKSRRFMTYVHSKGMIVDDEYVILGSANINQRSLEGTRDTEIAMGAYQPYNTLARKHTRPRGQIFGYRMSLWAEHIGFLERCFERPESLECVRRVRALGELNWSQYASEEVTDMRGHLLKYPVGVDAMGKVTPLRGCETFPDMGGNIVGTFVAIQENLTI
- the LOC113703646 gene encoding bifunctional dTDP-4-dehydrorhamnose 3,5-epimerase/dTDP-4-dehydrorhamnose reductase-like, whose amino-acid sequence is MGFPANGSAETKPLKFLIYGRTGWIGGLLGKLCEAQGINYTYGSGRLESRESLESDIASVNPTHVFNAAGVTGRPNVDWCESHKVETIRTNVVGTLTLADVCREKGLILINYATGCIFEYDAAHLLGSGVGFKEEDTPNFIGSFYSKTKAMVEDLLKNYENVCTLRVRMPISSDLANPRNFITKITRYEKVVNIPNSMTILDELLPISIEMAKRDLTGIWNFTNPGVVSHNEILEMYKEYIDPKFTWKNFTLDEQAKVIVAPRSNNELDATKLKNEFPELLSIKESLLKYVFKPNQKTAA